The following proteins are co-located in the Haliotis asinina isolate JCU_RB_2024 chromosome 13, JCU_Hal_asi_v2, whole genome shotgun sequence genome:
- the LOC137259762 gene encoding multiple epidermal growth factor-like domains protein 6, with protein MRSVFCMLVIIQVVVVPAAQGSSCHYRNGCTPPPDVCSVPSPDCQTDWSGTYCQMHNIARAKRASQSSTYSDGGVRYDAGRAVDGNVNTKFNHGSCSVTDELDGGHASWHVFLGGTFVISRITIYLRQDTIDHDQAMEVLVNNRTCRKLSVTDIRDSETHLISNPMTLSCTQPIEGDTVTVVMEGQYLALCEVQVFGKKKEPCHCSNGCSDFPNTPCSKPSVGTVCKPPWFGSFCQMENIAFQKATRQSSSYSESGRPFCAAYAIDGNTDTDFSQGSCSHTDNAAGSAASWQVLFDDHQMFNISRIRIYLRNGYFDRNQGLQVLVNGAPCNPASGARTDWTSGSVPNPLNITCQPAMRGNNVTITISGTYLALCEVQVFVCSDGWFGSDCSQQCQCLNTSEVCDKETGYCTSGCPAGKQGPGCQQVCSDGWFGSDCSKRCQCLDTSEVCDKETGYCRSGCAAGKQGPGCQQDCDQHFYGVNCSSACGQCLGLTDCEKDNGTCTQGCQPGYRSPYCKACVPGKFGVNCSATCGHCKDGPECDQLTGHCERGCLPGYVPPLCQKECGDYTYGLNCSGVCSCLNQCEVCDKVTGKCGTGYQKTATTTTTTITSTASGTSEQCQCDCHGPANPAKADNTGNTTDVRFIVVCCLMALFLVYSVVTTTVIIRLRGQKAQTQAELEKQYISLETRGESSVYDVIAGTHTYCNDVQPGNSNYENTNTQVKKRDENSL; from the exons ATGAGATCTGTGTTCTGTATGCTGGTCATCATCCAGGTCGTGGTGGTTCCAGCTGCACAAG GATCAAGTTGTCACTACAGGAACGGATGTACTCCTCCTCCCGACGTGTGTTCAGTGCCTTCTCCAGATTGTCAGACAGACTGGTCCGGAACGTATTGTCAGATGC ATAACATAGCACGTGCTAAAAGGGCAAGTCAGAGCAGCACATATTCAGACGGGGGTGTGCGCTATGATGCCGGTAGAGCTGTTGACGGGAATGTCAACACAAAGTTTAATCATGGAAGTTGTTCAGTTACCGATGAACTAGACGGTGGGCATGCAAGCTGGCATGTTTTTCTAGGGGGGACGTTCGTAATCAGTCGGATAACAATATATCTACGTCAAGACA CCATTGACCACGATCAAGCAATGGAAGTGCTGGTCAACAACAGAACGTGTAGAAAGCTATCTGTGACAGACATCAGAGATTCTGAAACTCATCTGATAAGTAACCCCATGACACTCAGCTGTACACAACCTATCGAGGGCGACACTGTAACAGTTGTAATGGAGGGACAGTATCTAGCACTTTGTGAGGtgcaggtgtttggtaagaagAAAG AGCCATGTCACTGCTCTAATGGCTGTTCAGATTTCCCCAACACTCCATGTTCAAAACCTTCAGTGGGCACAGTTTGTAAACCACCATGGTTCGGAAGCTTTTGCCAAATGG aaaacattgcGTTTCAAAAGGCGACAAGACAGAGTAGCAGTTACAGTGAAAGCGGCCGTCCATTCTGTGCTGCGTATGCTATAGATGGGAATACTGACACAGACTTCAGTCAAGGGAGCTGTTCTCACACAGATAACGCAGCTGGTAGTGCTGCCAGCTGGCAGGTTCTCTTTGATGATCATCAGATGTTCAACATCAGCAGGATCAGAATCTACCTGCGAAACGGCT ATTTCGACCGCAACCAAGGCCTGCAAGTGCTTGTGAATGGCGCTCCTTGTAACCCTGCGAGTGGAGCTAGAACTGACTGGACAAGTGGATCTGTGCCAAACCCTCTCAACATCACGTGCCAACCCGCCATGAGGGGAAACAATGTTACCATAACCATATCCGGGACATATCTGGCATTATGCGAGGTTCAGGTTTTTG TTTGCAGTGATGGATGGTTTGGCTCTGACTGTAGCCAGCAGTGTCAGTGTCTAAATACATCTGAAGTATGTGACAAGGAGACTGGCTACTGTACGAGTGGATGTCCAGCTGGGAAACAAGGACCAGGATGTCAGCAAG TTTGCAGTGATGGTTGGTTTGGCTCTGACTGTAGCAAGCGGTGTCAGTGTCTAGATACATCTGAAGTATGTGACAAGGAGACTGGCTACTGTAGGAGTGGATGTGCTGCTGGGAAACAAGGACCAGGATGTCAGCAAG ACTGTGACCAGCATTTCTATGGTGTCAACTGTTCTTCTGCCTGTGGTCAGTGCCTCGGTTTGACCGACTGTGAAAAGGATAACGGAACCTGCACACAGGGATGTCAACCTGGCTACCGATCCCCCTACTGTAAAG CATGTGTCCCGGGGAAGTTCGGTGTAAACTGTTCAGCCACCTGTGGTCACTGCAAGGATGGGCCTGAATGTGACCAGTTAACTGGCCACTGTGAAAGGGGATGTTTGCCAGGATACGTCCCACCACTCTGTCAGAAAG AATGTGGAGATTACACATACGGTCTGAACTGTTCCGGAGTCTGCAGCTGTCTGAACCAGTGTGAGGTGTGTGACAAAGTCACAGGTAAATGTGGAACTGGCTACCAGAAAACagcaacaacgacaacaacaacaataacatcaacagcatcaggaacatcagaGCAATGTCAATGCGATTGTCACG GCCCTGCGAATCCAGCCAAAGCTGATAATACAGGCAATACAACAG ACGTTCGCTTCATCGTCGTCTGTTGTCTGATGGCGCTTTTTCTCGTGTACTCAGTTGTGACAACAACAGTTATTATAAG ACTCCGAGGACAAAAAGCCCAAACACAAGCTGAACTTGAGAAACAATACATATCACTGGAAACTCGGGGCGAATCAtctgtctatgacgtcattgCCGGAACTCACACATACTGCAATGACGTACAACCTGGGAACAGTAATTATGAAAACACCAACACGCAAGTGAAGAAACGGGATGAGAATTCATTGTAG
- the LOC137259764 gene encoding protein draper-like: protein MSSVIYLLVITQAVSVTGARGSCHCLKSCQGFPSTACPTPSSGPLCKSPWFGSYCQMENIAFHKTATQSTTYDYLGHFRASYAVDGNTDTDFSHSSCSHTEEPAGGTASWQVLLDDHQMFNISRIRIFLRDSFLNHNKNMQVFVDGYLCNSISGTTLDGTRGPVTNPFDVTCSHVIKGNKVAIKMSGQYLTLCEVQVFVCSDGWFASDCNKQCQCLDTSEACDKETGYCRSGCAAGKQGPGCQQACSDGWFGEKCEKQCQCLDTSEVCDKETGNCRSGCSAGKQGPGCQQVCSDGSFAIGCSKRCQCLDTSEVCDKETGYCTSGCAAGKQGPGCQQDCDHGHYGVNCTSTCGQCSGSSDCQKVDGTCTQGCQQRYSPHLCKACVPGKFGVNCSASCGHCKNGPECDRLTGHCERGCLPGYIPPLCEKECGDYTYGLNCSGVCSCLNQCEVCDKVTGKCRTGYQKTATTTIATGIEQSHDIRLIAVCCVMALLFVYSAVTTTFVVRLKREQALIKAELEKHYISLETQTVSPVYDVITGTHTYSNDDQSRSSDYESISTHGATSL, encoded by the exons aaaacattgcGTTTCACAAGACAGCCACACAGAGTACTACGTATGACTATCTGGGACATTTCCGTGCTTCCTATGCAGTAGACGGGAACACTGACACAGACTTCAGTCATTCGAGTTGTTCTCACACAGAAGAACCAGCAGGCGGCACTGCCAGCTGGCAGGTTCTCCTTGATGATCATCAGATGTTCAACATCAGCAGGATCAGGATCTTCCTGCGAGACAGCT TTCTGAACCACAACAAGAACATGCAGGTTTTTGTGGATGGCTATCTATGTAACTCTATCAGTGGAACAACACTTGATGGGACACGTGGACCTGTCACAAATCCTTTTGACGTCACATGTAGCCATGTCATTAAAGGGAACAAGGTTGCCATCAAAATGAGCGGGCAATATCTGACATTGTGCGAGGTTCAAGTTTTTG TTTGCAGTGATGGTTGGTTTGCCTCTGACTGTAAcaagcagtgtcagtgtctTGATACATCTGAAGCATGTGACAAGGAGACTGGCTACTGTAGGAGTGGATGTGCTGCTGGGAAACAAGGACCAGGATGTCAGCAAG CTTGCAGTGATGGTTGGTTTGGGGAAAAATGTGAGAAGCAGTGTCAGTGCCTAGATACATCTGAAGTATGTGACAAGGAGACTGGCAACTGTAGGAGTGGATGTTCTGCTGGGAAACAAGGGCCAGGGTGTCAGCAAG TTTGCAGTGATGGCAGCTTTGCCATTGGCTGTAGCAAACGGTGTCAGTGTCTAGATACATCTGAAGTATGTGACAAGGAGACTGGTTACTGTACGAGTGGCTGCGCTGCTGGGAAACAAGGACCTGGATGTCAGCAAG ACTGTGACCATGGTCACTACGGGGTGAACTGTACCTCCACGTGTGGTCAGTGTAGTGGGTCATCTGACTGTCAGAAGGTCGATGGAACCTGCACACAGGGTTGTCAACAGCGCTACAGTCCCCATTTGTGTAAAG CATGTGTCCCGGGGAAGTTCGGTGTAAACTGTTCAGCCAGCTGTGGTCACTGTAAGAATGGACCTGAATGTGACCGGTTAACTGGCCACTGTGAAAGGGGATGTTTGCCAGGATACATCCCACCATTGTGTGAGAAAG AATGTGGAGACTACACATACGGTCTGAACTGTTCTGGAGTCTGCAGCTGTTTGAACCAGTGTGAGGTGTGTGACAAAGTCACAGGTAAATGTAGAACTGGCTACCAGAAAACAGCAACAACGACAATCGCAACAGGAATAGAGCAGTCTCATG ACATTCGTCTCATAGCCGTGTGTTGCGTGATGGCGTTGCTTTTTGTGTATTCAGCTGTTACAACAACGTTTGTTGTCAG GCTCAAACGAGAACAAGCCTTAATCAAAGCTGAACTTGAGAAACACTACATATCACTGGAGACCCAAACAGTATCGCCTGTCTATGACGTCATTACCGGAACTCATACATACAGCAATGACGACCAATCAAGGAGCAGTGATTATGAAAGTATCAGCACGCATGGTGCGACGTCATTATAG